In Erythrobacter sp. KY5, the DNA window AGCCGCCCGACGTTTTTTGAGGCCCGGCAAAGCCACAGTTTTCTTGACGATTCGCCCCTCGCCGCCTATGTGCGCCGCTTTCCGGCGGTGAATCGCCGACTTTTCGAACAGACCAGACTATTTCCGGTCGCACTGCTGCGGCCTGCACAAAACGCGAGACAGACACAGATATGGCCAATTCGCCGCAAGCCCGTAAGCGCATTCGTCGCAACAACCGCCGTGCCGAAGTCAACGGCGCCCGCATGAGCCGCATCCGCAGCCACGTGAAGAAGGTCGAAGCGGCCTGCGAAGCTGGCGACAAGGACGCAGCCGCTGCAGCGCTCAAGGCGGCCCAGCCCGAAATGGCTCGCGGTGTCGCTCGCGGCGTGATGCACAAGAACACTGTCGCGCGGAAGATGTCGCGCCTGACGAAGCGAGTCGCCGCTCTCTGAGGCAGATTCGGAGACGCGATTCGGCGCCAATGTGAGCCGCCGATTACGCGTTTCGACTTAAGGAA includes these proteins:
- the rpsT gene encoding 30S ribosomal protein S20, with translation MANSPQARKRIRRNNRRAEVNGARMSRIRSHVKKVEAACEAGDKDAAAAALKAAQPEMARGVARGVMHKNTVARKMSRLTKRVAAL